One genomic region from Pseudoduganella dura encodes:
- a CDS encoding cytochrome c biogenesis protein ResB codes for MSTTATGIRLNTRRPALNEAFELLSSMRFAIALLVMIAISAIIGTIMQQGQPMTNYVNQFGPFWFDVFDKLGLYAVYSAWWFLLMMCFLVASTSLCIIRNAPKMMKDMRSWRENVREQSLRNFHHKAEWRSAQPAAALAGEMTRRLAHAGYQAKVVEKEGGLLVAAKRGAANKFGYIFAHSAIVVICVGGLLDSDIPIRVQQWALGKVPFTGDGLISAIPEKHRLGISNPTFRGNTVIPEGQASNSAVLSRPDGVLIQDLPFTIELKKFTIDFYSTGMPKLFASDVLVRDSATGETKAATIEVNKPFIWKGLAVYQASFEDGGSKLKLTGFPMEGTKAGKFDMNGVVGNSTKLDDAHTIEWTDFRPFNVENTANQNGAEDVRAVKQNEKLGNAFALGLDKHLGSAAKNANNKDLKNVGPSVQYKVRDQTGQAREFQNYMQPVTLDGMPMFLSGVRASPADPFSYLRIPADDEHSVRDWMRLRAALHDPTLRERAANAYAGRMSPGSGRSDSAKSDTVQAQLALSALKSLEIFAGDKDAGGYMSVSRFLEKVPQAEQEKAADIFMKILNGTLWELWAVARERDGLAAIAPDEAHARWLQLAMNGLSDSFFYGAPVYLQLDEFEQVKASVFQVTRSPGKSVVYLGCLLLVLGVFAMFYIRERRLWIWIRADAGQETGGAHALMAMSTQRRTLDFDREFEELKQKLPQTA; via the coding sequence ATGAGCACTACAGCGACGGGCATCCGTCTCAACACCCGCCGCCCCGCGCTGAACGAAGCGTTCGAACTGCTGTCCTCGATGCGATTCGCGATCGCGCTGCTGGTGATGATCGCGATTTCGGCCATCATCGGCACGATCATGCAGCAGGGCCAGCCGATGACGAACTACGTGAACCAGTTCGGGCCATTCTGGTTCGACGTGTTCGACAAGCTGGGACTGTACGCCGTCTATTCCGCGTGGTGGTTCCTGTTGATGATGTGCTTCCTCGTCGCGTCCACGTCGCTGTGCATCATCCGCAATGCGCCGAAGATGATGAAGGACATGCGCAGCTGGCGCGAGAACGTGCGCGAGCAGTCGCTGCGCAATTTCCACCACAAGGCCGAATGGCGGTCGGCCCAGCCGGCCGCCGCGCTGGCCGGCGAAATGACGCGGCGCCTGGCGCATGCCGGCTACCAGGCCAAGGTGGTGGAGAAGGAGGGCGGCCTGCTGGTGGCGGCCAAGCGCGGCGCGGCCAACAAGTTCGGCTACATCTTCGCGCACAGCGCGATCGTCGTCATCTGCGTGGGCGGCCTGCTCGATTCGGATATTCCGATCCGCGTGCAGCAATGGGCGCTCGGCAAGGTGCCGTTCACCGGCGACGGCCTGATCTCGGCCATCCCGGAAAAGCACCGCCTCGGCATCTCGAACCCCACCTTCCGCGGCAATACCGTGATCCCGGAAGGGCAGGCCAGCAATTCGGCCGTGCTGTCGCGGCCGGACGGCGTGCTGATCCAGGATCTGCCGTTCACCATCGAGCTGAAGAAATTCACGATCGATTTCTACAGCACCGGCATGCCGAAGCTGTTCGCCAGCGACGTGCTGGTGCGCGACAGCGCCACCGGCGAAACGAAGGCCGCCACGATCGAGGTCAACAAGCCGTTCATCTGGAAAGGACTGGCCGTGTACCAGGCCAGCTTCGAGGATGGCGGCAGCAAGCTCAAGCTCACGGGCTTCCCGATGGAAGGCACGAAAGCGGGCAAGTTCGACATGAATGGCGTCGTCGGCAATTCCACGAAACTCGATGACGCCCACACGATCGAATGGACCGATTTTCGCCCGTTCAACGTGGAGAACACGGCGAACCAGAACGGCGCCGAGGACGTGCGCGCCGTCAAGCAGAATGAAAAACTGGGCAACGCCTTCGCTCTGGGCCTGGACAAGCACCTGGGCTCGGCCGCCAAGAACGCCAACAACAAGGACCTGAAGAACGTGGGCCCGAGCGTGCAGTACAAGGTGCGCGACCAGACCGGCCAGGCGCGCGAATTCCAGAACTACATGCAGCCCGTCACGCTCGATGGCATGCCGATGTTCCTGTCCGGCGTGCGCGCCAGCCCGGCCGATCCGTTCAGCTACCTGCGCATTCCCGCCGACGACGAGCACAGCGTGCGCGACTGGATGCGCCTGCGCGCCGCGCTGCACGACCCGACGCTGCGCGAACGCGCGGCCAATGCGTATGCGGGGCGCATGTCGCCGGGTTCGGGCCGGAGCGACAGCGCGAAAAGCGACACGGTGCAGGCGCAACTGGCGCTGTCGGCCCTGAAAAGCCTGGAGATCTTCGCCGGCGACAAGGATGCGGGCGGCTACATGTCCGTCAGCCGCTTCCTCGAGAAGGTGCCGCAGGCGGAACAGGAAAAGGCCGCCGACATCTTCATGAAGATCCTCAACGGCACGCTGTGGGAACTGTGGGCCGTGGCGCGCGAGCGCGACGGCCTGGCGGCGATCGCGCCGGACGAAGCCCATGCGCGCTGGCTGCAGCTGGCGATGAACGGCCTGTCCGACAGCTTCTTCTACGGCGCGCCGGTGTACCTGCAGCTCGACGAATTCGAGCAGGTGAAGGCGTCGGTATTCCAGGTGACGCGCTCGCCGGGCAAGTCGGTGGTCTACCTGGGCTGCCTGCTGCTGGTGCTGGGCGTGTTCGCGATGTTCTACATCCGCGAGCGGCGGCTGTGGATCTGGATCCGTGCCGATGCCGGCCAGGAAACGGGCGGGGCGCACGCGCTGATGGCGATGAGCACGCAGCGCCGCACGCTCGACTTCGACCGCGAATTCGAAGAACTGAAGCAAAAGCTGCCGCAAACGGCGTAA
- a CDS encoding SulP family inorganic anion transporter, whose product MTLSKPTPAQLRTDVLSGITVSLALVPEAIAFALLARVSPLTGLYAAFIVCLVSAALGGRPGMICGAAGALAVVMTGLVVSHGAEYLFAAVVLMGVFQLLFAAFRLGKFIRMVPHPVMLGFVNGLAIVVFIAQFGHFKANGQWLQGTALWTMLALVALTMAIIYALPRLTKAVPASLAAILVVSSLVAALGIHTRTVGDMSSIAGGLPSFHVPQVPLTMETLAIVLPYSLILAAIGLIETLLTLNLIDAITDTRGRPNRESMAQGLANIASGFFASMGGCALVGQSMINIDNGARHRIAGITAALFLLGFIVLLSRWIEMIPLAALVGLMVVVCEKTFAWGSLQTLRKIPRQDAVIVVGVTVITVLTDLAVAVLAGVVFAALVFAWQHAKEIRAAISTDARGWKVYTLKGSLFFASTANFAALFDPKNDPQHVVIEFRDARVVDHSAVEAIDTLATRYQQAGKTLHLRHLSPDCLEILGNAKAMVEVNEFEDPHYHIADNRLG is encoded by the coding sequence ATGACCTTGTCGAAACCAACACCCGCGCAATTGCGCACCGATGTCCTTTCCGGCATCACCGTCTCCCTCGCGCTCGTGCCGGAGGCGATCGCCTTCGCGCTGCTGGCCCGGGTGAGCCCGCTGACGGGCCTGTATGCCGCGTTCATCGTGTGCCTCGTCTCGGCCGCGCTGGGCGGCCGGCCGGGCATGATCTGCGGCGCCGCCGGCGCGCTGGCGGTGGTGATGACCGGCCTGGTCGTCAGCCACGGCGCCGAATACCTGTTCGCGGCGGTGGTGCTGATGGGCGTGTTCCAGCTGCTGTTCGCCGCGTTCAGGCTGGGCAAGTTCATCCGCATGGTGCCGCACCCGGTGATGCTGGGCTTCGTCAACGGCCTGGCGATCGTGGTCTTCATCGCCCAGTTCGGCCACTTCAAGGCGAACGGCCAGTGGCTGCAGGGCACGGCGTTGTGGACGATGCTGGCGCTGGTGGCGCTGACGATGGCGATCATCTACGCGCTGCCGCGGCTGACGAAGGCGGTGCCGGCGTCGCTGGCGGCGATCCTGGTCGTGTCAAGCCTGGTGGCGGCGCTGGGCATCCACACCAGGACGGTCGGCGACATGAGCTCGATCGCCGGCGGCCTGCCCTCGTTCCACGTGCCGCAGGTGCCGCTGACGATGGAGACCTTGGCGATCGTGCTGCCGTACTCGCTGATCCTGGCCGCCATCGGGCTGATCGAAACGCTGCTGACGCTGAACCTGATCGATGCCATCACCGATACGCGCGGCAGGCCGAACCGTGAAAGCATGGCGCAGGGCCTGGCCAACATCGCCAGCGGTTTCTTCGCGTCGATGGGCGGCTGCGCGCTGGTCGGGCAGAGCATGATCAACATCGACAACGGGGCGCGCCACCGTATCGCCGGCATCACGGCGGCGCTGTTCCTGCTGGGCTTCATCGTGCTGCTGTCGCGCTGGATCGAGATGATCCCGCTGGCGGCGCTGGTGGGGCTGATGGTGGTCGTCTGCGAAAAAACGTTTGCCTGGGGCAGCCTGCAGACGCTGCGCAAGATCCCGCGGCAGGATGCGGTGATCGTCGTCGGGGTCACCGTGATCACCGTGCTGACGGACCTGGCGGTGGCCGTGCTGGCCGGCGTGGTGTTCGCGGCACTCGTGTTCGCCTGGCAGCATGCGAAGGAAATCCGCGCCGCCATCTCGACGGATGCGCGCGGCTGGAAGGTGTACACGCTGAAGGGCTCGCTGTTCTTCGCATCGACGGCCAACTTCGCCGCGCTGTTCGACCCGAAGAACGACCCGCAGCACGTGGTGATCGAATTCCGCGACGCCAGGGTGGTGGACCACTCGGCCGTGGAAGCGATCGACACGCTGGCCACGCGCTACCAGCAGGCCGGCAAGACCCTGCACCTGCGGCACCTGAGCCCGGACTGCCTGGAAATCCTCGGCAACGCCAAGGCGATGGTGGAAGTAAACGAGTTCGAGGACCCGCATTACCACATCGCCGATAACCGGCTAGGCTGA
- the lysA gene encoding diaminopimelate decarboxylase, translating into MSHFDYQNGVLHAEGVSLPAIAETFGTPTYVYSKAQLLDNFDAYANACAGRDALVCYAMKANSNLAILDLLARRGAGFDIVSGGELLRVIAAGGDPKKVIFSGVGKSVDEMRLALGHDILCFNVESIPELHRLNDVAGSLGKKARISLRVNPNVDAKTHPYIATGLKASKFGVAFDDALATYRTAAQLPNLELVGIDCHIGSQLLDDTPLLEALDRLIELIDTLAAEGIHLHHLDVGGGLGIDYGVAGEDQPAPAGDYVRRVFQRVEAWRAARHDGKGIKVIFEPGRSIVGNTGLLLTKVEFIKHGEEKNFCIVDAAMNDMARPALYQAWMDMQPVVRREAQRQNAGAVYDVVGPICESGDWLARDRELPVEAGDLLVMKTAGAYGMTMASNYNTRGRAAEVIVDGGQVHLVRRRELPEELFALESVIK; encoded by the coding sequence ATGTCCCACTTCGACTACCAGAACGGCGTGCTGCACGCCGAGGGCGTCTCATTGCCCGCCATCGCCGAAACGTTCGGCACGCCGACCTACGTGTACTCCAAGGCCCAGCTGCTGGATAACTTCGACGCTTACGCCAACGCCTGCGCCGGCCGCGATGCGCTCGTGTGCTATGCGATGAAGGCCAACTCGAACCTGGCGATCCTCGACCTGCTGGCCCGCCGCGGCGCCGGCTTCGACATTGTTTCCGGCGGCGAGCTGCTGCGCGTGATCGCCGCCGGCGGCGATCCGAAGAAGGTGATCTTCTCCGGCGTGGGCAAGAGCGTGGACGAAATGCGCCTGGCGCTCGGCCACGACATCCTGTGCTTCAACGTGGAGTCGATCCCCGAACTGCACCGCCTGAACGACGTGGCCGGTTCGCTGGGCAAGAAGGCGCGCATCTCGCTGCGCGTGAACCCGAACGTGGACGCGAAGACGCACCCCTACATCGCCACCGGCCTGAAGGCCAGCAAGTTCGGCGTGGCGTTCGACGATGCGCTGGCCACCTACCGCACCGCGGCGCAGCTGCCGAACCTGGAACTGGTCGGCATCGACTGCCACATCGGCTCGCAGCTGCTGGACGACACGCCGCTGCTCGAAGCGCTGGACCGCCTGATCGAACTGATCGACACGCTGGCGGCCGAGGGCATCCACCTGCACCACCTGGACGTCGGCGGCGGCCTGGGCATCGACTACGGCGTGGCCGGTGAAGACCAGCCGGCACCGGCAGGCGACTACGTGCGCCGCGTGTTCCAGCGCGTCGAGGCGTGGCGCGCCGCAAGGCACGATGGCAAAGGCATCAAGGTGATCTTCGAGCCGGGCCGCTCGATCGTCGGCAACACCGGCCTGCTGCTGACGAAAGTGGAATTCATCAAGCACGGCGAGGAAAAGAACTTCTGCATCGTCGACGCGGCGATGAACGACATGGCCCGCCCCGCGCTGTACCAGGCGTGGATGGACATGCAGCCCGTGGTGCGGCGCGAGGCGCAGCGTCAGAACGCCGGGGCCGTGTACGACGTGGTGGGCCCGATCTGCGAATCCGGCGACTGGCTGGCGCGCGACCGCGAACTGCCGGTCGAAGCCGGCGACCTGCTGGTGATGAAGACCGCCGGTGCCTACGGCATGACGATGGCCTCCAACTACAACACCCGCGGCCGCGCGGCCGAGGTGATCGTCGACGGCGGCCAGGTGCACCTGGTGCGCCGGCGCGAACTGCCGGAAGAGCTGTTTGCGCTGGAATCGGTGATCAAGTAA
- a CDS encoding transposase has translation MRARHSKKNSAAQCEPWLLAVSPALAQLRADDIIKIYSGRMQIEQTFRDLKNAKWGMALRHSQTTSLLRLAALLLIGALLTYALWLIGLAARAAGYEVHYGSHPKAGSCLSIFSLAMHWVDDYRRPRLSPSAIKYAFIELVSMVRTWEFEG, from the coding sequence CTGCGCGCGCGCCACAGCAAGAAAAACAGCGCTGCCCAATGTGAGCCTTGGCTACTCGCCGTTTCGCCAGCACTGGCACAGCTTCGTGCAGACGACATCATCAAAATTTACTCTGGGCGCATGCAAATCGAGCAGACTTTCCGCGACCTGAAGAATGCCAAATGGGGAATGGCACTGCGACATAGCCAGACTACAAGCCTGCTTCGTCTGGCGGCACTTTTACTAATCGGTGCATTGCTCACTTATGCCTTATGGCTGATCGGCTTAGCGGCACGAGCGGCTGGCTATGAAGTCCACTACGGCAGCCATCCCAAGGCAGGCAGCTGCCTTTCAATCTTCTCGTTGGCAATGCACTGGGTCGACGACTATCGTCGACCCAGACTCTCCCCATCGGCCATCAAATATGCATTTATCGAACTCGTTTCGATGGTCCGCACTTGGGAATTCGAGGGGTAG
- the lptM gene encoding LPS translocon maturation chaperone LptM, which produces MKSTPALLLIAVLLAGCGQTGALYLPKPPAKPETAAGKAGVAPPSAPVPSTPPASQQ; this is translated from the coding sequence GTGAAGTCCACTCCAGCGCTTCTCTTGATTGCCGTTTTGCTCGCCGGTTGCGGCCAGACCGGCGCCCTGTACCTGCCCAAGCCGCCCGCCAAACCGGAAACGGCGGCCGGCAAAGCCGGCGTGGCGCCCCCTTCCGCCCCGGTTCCTTCGACTCCTCCCGCTTCACAACAGTAG
- a CDS encoding IS4 family transposase, whose translation MHARQIIQRLLGQECPSIHAKRRACLAQIVQAAARAGLGVVRIGKQLRSQTSLRHRIKCCDRLLSNPHLAKERVQIYRAMSQRLLQSRQYVQVAVDWSEIRADGSAQLLRAAAIIEGRAFTLYEEVHPQERLAASLVHKCFMKTLKTILPAHCRAIIITDAGFRATWFKTLNQLGFGWVGRIRNRDLVCQQNGNDWFGCKSLYSRATAKARDLGYFFHVRSNPVDCRLVLYKSKSKGRHCLTKSGQPARAPQQEKQRCPM comes from the coding sequence ATGCATGCACGCCAAATCATACAACGATTGTTGGGGCAGGAGTGCCCATCAATTCACGCTAAACGCCGAGCTTGCCTAGCTCAAATTGTGCAAGCTGCAGCTCGTGCCGGGCTGGGCGTTGTACGCATCGGTAAGCAGCTCAGGTCACAAACAAGTCTTCGGCATCGCATCAAGTGCTGTGACCGTTTGCTGAGCAATCCCCATCTGGCCAAAGAGCGGGTGCAGATATACCGAGCAATGAGCCAACGCCTTCTTCAATCCAGGCAATACGTGCAGGTAGCAGTAGATTGGTCAGAAATTCGCGCAGATGGCAGTGCTCAATTGCTGCGTGCAGCAGCCATCATCGAAGGACGCGCCTTTACGCTCTACGAGGAGGTCCACCCTCAGGAGAGGCTCGCGGCATCTTTGGTCCATAAGTGCTTCATGAAGACCCTGAAAACCATCCTGCCAGCGCACTGTCGCGCCATCATCATCACCGATGCAGGATTTCGTGCTACGTGGTTTAAAACGCTCAATCAGCTCGGCTTTGGCTGGGTCGGACGGATACGCAACCGTGATTTGGTGTGCCAACAGAACGGCAACGACTGGTTCGGCTGCAAAAGCTTGTACTCAAGAGCTACCGCAAAAGCGCGCGATTTGGGCTATTTTTTTCATGTCCGCTCCAACCCTGTCGACTGCCGATTAGTGCTATACAAGTCCAAATCGAAAGGACGGCATTGCTTGACGAAATCCGGTCAACCTGCGCGCGCGCCACAGCAAGAAAAACAGCGCTGCCCAATGTGA
- the msrP gene encoding protein-methionine-sulfoxide reductase catalytic subunit MsrP has protein sequence MLIKRSPNGIDLPFSSEITPRHVFEARRSFIRQVAAGSIASGALIEMLTREAFAQGTTPGKLAAKLNPSYSALDKQTPRKDATNYNNFYEFGTDKSDPAENAHTLRTRPWTVAIEGEVKKPMTLDIDSLLKLAPLEERVYRLRCVEGWSMVIPWVGYSFSEIIKRVEPTGNAKYVEFTTLADRRQMPGVNSRVLDWPYVEGLRLDEANHPLALLTLGMYGDVLPNQNGAPVRMVLPWKYGFKSAKSIVKIRFTRDMPRTAWNKSAPSEYGFYSNVNPDVDHPRWSQASERRIGEDSFLSRKRKTLMFNGYNDVASLYAGMDLKKWF, from the coding sequence ATGCTGATCAAACGTTCCCCCAACGGCATCGATCTGCCGTTTTCATCGGAAATCACGCCGCGCCACGTGTTCGAGGCACGGCGCAGCTTCATCCGCCAGGTCGCCGCCGGCTCGATCGCCAGCGGCGCGCTGATCGAGATGCTGACGCGCGAGGCCTTCGCCCAGGGCACGACGCCAGGCAAGCTCGCGGCGAAGCTCAATCCCTCCTATTCGGCGCTCGACAAGCAGACGCCGCGCAAGGATGCGACCAACTACAACAATTTCTACGAATTCGGCACCGACAAGAGCGATCCGGCCGAGAACGCCCACACGCTGCGTACGCGGCCGTGGACGGTGGCGATCGAGGGCGAGGTGAAAAAGCCGATGACGCTCGATATCGACTCGCTGCTCAAGCTCGCGCCGCTGGAGGAGCGCGTGTACCGGCTGCGCTGCGTGGAAGGGTGGTCGATGGTGATCCCGTGGGTGGGCTATTCGTTCTCCGAGATCATCAAGCGCGTGGAGCCCACCGGCAATGCGAAATATGTCGAGTTCACCACGCTGGCGGACCGGCGCCAGATGCCGGGCGTGAACAGCCGCGTGCTGGACTGGCCGTACGTGGAAGGGCTGCGCCTCGACGAGGCGAACCACCCGCTGGCGCTGCTCACGCTGGGCATGTACGGCGACGTGCTGCCGAACCAGAACGGCGCGCCGGTGCGCATGGTGCTGCCATGGAAATACGGCTTCAAGTCCGCCAAGTCGATCGTCAAGATCCGCTTTACCCGCGACATGCCGCGCACGGCGTGGAACAAGTCGGCGCCGTCCGAATACGGTTTTTACTCGAACGTGAATCCCGACGTGGATCACCCGCGCTGGTCGCAGGCCTCCGAGCGGCGCATCGGCGAGGATTCGTTCCTGTCGCGCAAGCGCAAGACGCTGATGTTCAACGGCTACAACGACGTGGCGTCGCTGTACGCCGGCATGGATCTGAAGAAATGGTTCTGA
- the ccsB gene encoding c-type cytochrome biogenesis protein CcsB → MDITQHQPYTATPGYFRRLSPFDWLFGLALLAGALFALNRYGAWMDGYEKAILLLAVPTFAALGWHWKPVRPLMLAIALLALGAIAMYGGDLAAAEKRFWLRYMLSSQSAVLWMSVFFFLSTLFYWIGLAARSPAGGAIGSRLCWGGMLLGWTAMMVRWYESYLIGADVGHIPISNLYEVFILFCLITAMFHLYYEQRYATRQLGAFVMLIISAAVGFLLWYTVSRDAHEIQPLVPALQSWWMKIHVPANFIGYGTFALAAMVGTAYLLKSHGYLVDRLPSLELLDDVMYKSISAGFAFFTIATILGALWAAEAWGGYWSWDPKETWALIVWLNYAAWLHMRLMSGLRGRVAAWWAVVGLLVTTFAFLGVNMFLSGLHSYGNL, encoded by the coding sequence ATGGACATCACACAACACCAACCCTACACGGCCACCCCCGGCTATTTCCGCCGGCTGTCGCCGTTCGACTGGCTGTTCGGGCTGGCGCTGCTGGCCGGCGCGCTGTTCGCGCTGAACCGCTACGGCGCCTGGATGGACGGCTACGAAAAGGCGATCCTGCTGCTGGCCGTGCCCACCTTCGCGGCGCTGGGCTGGCACTGGAAGCCGGTGCGCCCCCTGATGCTGGCGATCGCCCTGCTGGCGCTCGGCGCGATCGCCATGTACGGCGGCGACCTGGCGGCGGCCGAGAAGCGCTTCTGGCTCCGTTACATGCTGTCGAGCCAGTCCGCGGTGCTGTGGATGAGCGTGTTCTTCTTCCTGTCCACGCTGTTCTACTGGATCGGGCTGGCGGCACGCTCGCCGGCCGGCGGCGCGATCGGGTCCCGGCTGTGCTGGGGCGGCATGCTGCTGGGCTGGACCGCGATGATGGTGCGCTGGTACGAGTCGTACCTGATCGGCGCGGATGTCGGCCACATTCCCATCTCGAACCTGTATGAAGTGTTTATCCTGTTCTGCCTGATCACGGCGATGTTCCACCTGTATTACGAGCAGCGCTACGCCACCCGCCAGCTGGGCGCGTTCGTGATGCTGATCATCTCGGCGGCCGTCGGCTTCCTGCTGTGGTACACGGTATCGCGCGATGCGCACGAGATCCAGCCGCTGGTACCGGCGCTGCAGAGCTGGTGGATGAAGATCCACGTGCCGGCCAACTTCATCGGCTACGGTACGTTCGCGCTGGCCGCGATGGTGGGCACGGCTTACCTGCTGAAATCGCACGGCTACCTGGTCGACCGGCTGCCGTCGCTGGAACTGCTCGACGACGTGATGTACAAGTCGATCTCGGCCGGCTTCGCGTTCTTCACGATCGCCACGATCCTGGGCGCGCTGTGGGCGGCCGAGGCCTGGGGCGGCTACTGGTCGTGGGACCCGAAGGAAACCTGGGCACTGATCGTGTGGCTGAACTACGCGGCATGGCTGCACATGCGGCTGATGTCGGGCCTGCGCGGCCGCGTGGCGGCCTGGTGGGCGGTGGTCGGCCTGCTGGTCACCACGTTCGCCTTCCTGGGCGTGAACATGTTCCTGTCGGGCCTGCATTCCTACGGCAACCTGTAA
- the cyaY gene encoding iron donor protein CyaY, with translation MTETEFLDLADSTLNAIEAALDRLNDDNRLDVECSRNGNVLEIEFLHNGSKVIVNSQAAMQELWVAARSGGFHYRRVDGRWINSRDGSELFDALSRIATEQSGGAPVIVSENP, from the coding sequence ATGACCGAAACCGAATTCCTGGACCTGGCCGACAGCACGCTCAATGCCATCGAAGCCGCGCTGGACCGCCTGAACGACGACAACCGGCTCGATGTCGAATGCAGCCGCAACGGCAATGTGCTGGAGATCGAGTTCCTGCACAACGGCTCGAAGGTGATCGTCAACAGCCAGGCCGCGATGCAGGAACTGTGGGTGGCCGCGCGTTCCGGCGGCTTCCACTACCGCCGCGTCGACGGCCGGTGGATCAATTCGCGCGACGGCAGCGAGCTGTTCGATGCGCTGTCGCGGATCGCCACCGAGCAGTCGGGCGGCGCGCCGGTGATCGTCAGCGAGAATCCGTAA
- a CDS encoding sulfite oxidase heme-binding subunit YedZ, whose amino-acid sequence MQPSALQLAGIKALVHLLALVPLARLVVLVFTDALVEPLQYITHSTGDWTLYFLCITLAVTPLRRLAKWNWVLKLRRMLGLYAFFYGLLHFTTFLWFDHFFDVAAMLKDVAKRPFILVGFTAFVLLIPLALTSTNAMVKRLGGKRWLWLHRLVYVATPLGVLHYWWMKAAKNDLAQPLLFAAIVAALLLARVWWARQKSRAPARASA is encoded by the coding sequence ATGCAGCCATCCGCCCTACAACTTGCCGGGATCAAGGCCCTGGTGCACCTGCTGGCGCTGGTGCCGCTGGCCCGGCTGGTGGTTCTGGTGTTCACCGATGCGCTGGTCGAACCGCTGCAGTACATCACGCACTCGACCGGCGACTGGACGCTGTACTTCCTGTGCATCACGCTGGCCGTGACGCCGCTGCGGCGGCTGGCGAAGTGGAACTGGGTTCTGAAGCTGCGGCGCATGCTGGGGCTGTACGCGTTCTTCTACGGCCTGCTGCACTTCACCACGTTCCTGTGGTTCGACCATTTCTTCGACGTGGCGGCCATGCTGAAGGATGTGGCCAAGCGGCCGTTCATCCTGGTCGGCTTCACCGCCTTCGTGCTGCTGATCCCGCTGGCGCTGACCAGCACCAACGCGATGGTGAAACGGCTGGGCGGCAAGCGCTGGCTGTGGCTGCACCGGCTGGTCTACGTGGCCACGCCGCTCGGCGTGCTGCACTACTGGTGGATGAAGGCCGCCAAGAACGATCTCGCGCAGCCGCTGCTGTTCGCCGCGATCGTCGCCGCGCTGCTGCTGGCGCGGGTGTGGTGGGCCCGGCAGAAAAGCAGGGCGCCGGCTCGCGCCAGCGCCTGA
- a CDS encoding c-type cytochrome: MNRKYSPVVRSMFLALMAFTGAASAATPQVVKVDPAKGATLYADGDAARGLPSCVSCHGAAGNSTIVANPKLAGQPEAYLYKQLVDFTQPARAQPIMTTYAKMLTDQEKKNISAYLAAQSQKPGAAKNKDSIELGKKIYRGGLAEKSVPACASCHGPAGAGNPSKYPRIGGQHQDYTIAQLGLFKGHGRKNSTEMTTIAQRMSDDEIKAVADYVAGLK, from the coding sequence ATGAATCGTAAGTATTCACCAGTGGTACGCTCGATGTTCCTTGCATTGATGGCCTTCACGGGAGCGGCATCGGCTGCCACTCCGCAGGTGGTGAAGGTGGACCCGGCCAAGGGCGCAACGCTCTATGCCGACGGCGACGCCGCCCGCGGCCTGCCGTCCTGCGTGTCGTGTCACGGCGCCGCCGGCAATTCCACGATCGTCGCCAATCCCAAGCTCGCCGGCCAGCCCGAAGCCTACCTGTACAAGCAGCTGGTGGACTTCACCCAGCCGGCGCGGGCCCAGCCGATCATGACGACCTACGCCAAGATGCTGACGGACCAGGAAAAGAAAAACATTTCCGCCTATCTCGCCGCGCAATCGCAAAAGCCGGGCGCCGCGAAGAACAAGGATTCCATCGAGCTGGGCAAGAAAATCTACCGCGGCGGGCTGGCCGAGAAGAGCGTGCCCGCCTGCGCCAGCTGCCACGGGCCGGCGGGCGCCGGCAACCCGTCGAAATATCCGCGCATCGGCGGCCAGCACCAGGATTACACGATCGCCCAGCTGGGCCTGTTCAAGGGGCACGGCCGCAAGAACAGTACCGAAATGACGACGATCGCGCAACGCATGTCCGACGACGAGATCAAGGCCGTGGCCGACTACGTGGCCGGCCTGAAATAA